In a single window of the Nitrospira sp. MA-1 genome:
- a CDS encoding GNAT family N-acetyltransferase: MSFVQLGFVSDTNPNEIIIGQSDQSRCVAAFFSYLYEAENEWDVMKLRGLKKQSTTMHLLEDFLKKNPRRWIWDTSIESPFLPIKTDWENYYKNLSKNLRNSIRRGIKDIQKCGTLKTLDYSTPDRVDVGIEIIYEISERSWQAQEGTDISSGKDGRFYASFAKAAADRGWLNLKILFLDDHPIAFEYNICFGGTVYELKSGYDQAYRQFSPGKILMRYNVEYFISNKFSEIDFMGASDDYKLQWTKLVCPYTNLWMYAQKKKSMVHYFIRAKIISKVRHYKSIKKLQRKISRLGSRPDKQL; the protein is encoded by the coding sequence ATGTCGTTTGTTCAGCTAGGCTTTGTATCTGACACTAATCCCAATGAAATAATCATTGGTCAGTCTGATCAATCCCGGTGTGTTGCGGCATTCTTCTCGTACCTTTATGAGGCGGAAAACGAATGGGATGTCATGAAATTGCGGGGCTTGAAGAAACAGTCAACGACAATGCATTTATTAGAGGATTTTTTGAAGAAAAATCCACGTAGATGGATATGGGATACCAGTATTGAATCACCCTTCTTGCCTATTAAAACTGACTGGGAGAATTACTACAAAAATCTTTCAAAAAATCTTCGAAATTCTATACGTAGGGGTATCAAGGATATTCAGAAGTGCGGAACGCTCAAGACGTTAGATTATTCAACCCCTGATAGGGTAGACGTAGGAATTGAAATTATTTATGAAATATCCGAACGGAGCTGGCAGGCTCAAGAGGGCACTGATATTTCCTCAGGCAAGGACGGTCGATTTTATGCTTCCTTTGCGAAAGCGGCGGCCGATCGTGGGTGGTTGAATCTCAAAATTCTATTTCTCGATGACCATCCCATAGCCTTTGAATACAATATATGTTTTGGAGGTACCGTGTACGAACTCAAGTCTGGCTACGACCAAGCTTATCGGCAATTTTCCCCGGGGAAAATATTAATGAGGTACAACGTCGAGTATTTTATTTCCAATAAATTCAGTGAAATTGATTTTATGGGGGCGTCAGATGACTATAAGCTGCAGTGGACAAAGCTGGTTTGCCCATATACGAACCTCTGGATGTATGCACAAAAGAAGAAGTCGATGGTCCATTACTTCATAAGAGCCAAAATTATTTCAAAAGTTAGGCACTATAAGAGCATTAAAAAGCTTCAGCGTAAGATTAGTCGCCTAGGGAGCAGACCCGACAAACAACTATAG
- a CDS encoding GNAT family N-acetyltransferase, whose product MKLKIKRIQTYKELDGLKVIWEEFQNAKNGPSVFQSWTWNRAWCEEVLQSQKYANLDVRVAEESNGKIVAILPTYLDKRTIPGISTLQFLAHRMSIYNDILLCEPENQELALAVAESLIESLGPTTIVHLRHLGGESTFTKALLLKNWAQIQCPRLLLRNDPAITDQSKRLGQTRRKAFRSAHNRLMKEYSIEYRVVKSQDFSPAMSELIELHLRRFDAKGQSSLLQGQTLPFLQRAMQDSTNRNQFEIVQLRANDTTVAAVLMVKDRKSYIYFQGGFEPEFSRYSPMRLLLTETIRRGFEELGCEVYDLGDGYGTYKCDWSPTAAMNYFCCRGNNPLYANVFATATRYAFQRRTLSCLSEEVLELSGIQPH is encoded by the coding sequence ATGAAATTGAAGATCAAGAGAATCCAGACCTATAAAGAATTGGACGGCTTAAAGGTAATCTGGGAAGAATTTCAGAACGCTAAAAATGGGCCATCGGTATTTCAATCGTGGACCTGGAATCGTGCATGGTGTGAGGAAGTTCTCCAATCACAAAAATATGCCAATTTAGATGTCCGGGTGGCAGAAGAATCAAATGGAAAGATAGTAGCTATTCTACCAACGTATCTCGACAAAAGGACGATACCGGGAATTTCCACACTGCAATTCCTTGCCCACCGGATGTCGATCTACAACGATATACTACTCTGTGAGCCTGAAAATCAGGAACTTGCCCTGGCTGTAGCTGAATCGCTCATTGAATCCCTCGGTCCAACTACCATAGTCCACCTCCGTCACTTGGGAGGGGAGTCAACCTTCACAAAGGCACTTCTCCTGAAGAATTGGGCGCAGATTCAGTGCCCACGATTATTGCTGAGGAATGATCCCGCTATCACCGATCAAAGCAAACGCCTTGGTCAGACAAGGCGAAAAGCTTTTCGTTCAGCGCATAATCGACTAATGAAAGAGTATTCGATCGAATACCGGGTAGTTAAGTCGCAGGACTTCAGTCCTGCCATGAGTGAACTCATTGAACTTCATTTGCGACGATTTGACGCAAAAGGCCAGTCCAGTTTGTTGCAGGGGCAAACTCTTCCATTTCTTCAACGGGCCATGCAAGATAGCACGAACCGGAATCAATTTGAGATCGTCCAGCTTCGAGCTAATGACACCACAGTGGCAGCCGTCTTAATGGTAAAGGATCGAAAGAGTTATATTTACTTTCAAGGCGGTTTTGAACCAGAGTTTTCCCGTTATTCACCCATGCGCCTTCTTTTAACAGAGACGATTCGTAGAGGTTTTGAGGAACTCGGCTGTGAAGTTTATGACTTAGGTGATGGTTACGGGACCTACAAGTGCGACTGGTCGCCAACAGCTGCTATGAATTATTTCTGTTGTCGAGGTAATAATCCCCTCTACGCAAATGTTTTTGCGACAGCAACAAGATATGCATTTCAGCGGAGAACCTTGAGCTGTCTTTCCGAAGAAGTCCTAGAATTATCTGGAATTCAACCGCACTAG
- a CDS encoding IS3 family transposase (programmed frameshift) produces MARRSRRNHSPAFKAKVALAAVKGERTLAELAEQFDVHPNQIQDWKKQLLSKAEHVFGASLVAAADHEQVQQKLHAKIGQLTMEKDFLGHRARTRPMTERKAMLKAQQGLSVTRQCQLLAVPRSSAYARPQDVSAADLVLMRQLDELYLKWPFYGSRRLCVELQQQGHRVNRKRVQRLMRKMGIRAIYPKPRTSQPGLGHKIYPYLLRGLRIERPNQVWASDICYIPMAKGFMYLTAIIDWYSRRVLAWRVSNTLETDACVEALEEALLRYGAPEIFNTDQGAQYTSEAFTATLKDRGVQISMDGKGRWVDNVFVERLWRSVKYEDVYLRAYETPAALRAGLTGYFTFYNTERRHQSLNRQTPDTVYWAGPMATKAA; encoded by the exons ATGGCACGACGATCCCGACGGAATCATTCCCCAGCGTTTAAGGCCAAGGTGGCCTTGGCCGCCGTCAAGGGCGAACGCACGTTGGCGGAATTGGCCGAGCAGTTTGACGTACATCCGAATCAGATCCAAGATTGGAAGAAGCAGCTGCTGAGCAAGGCAGAACATGTTTTTGGCGCCAGTCTCGTTGCTGCTGCCGACCATGAACAGGTCCAGCAGAAGCTGCATGCCAAGATTGGCCAGCTGACCATGGAGAAGGATTTTTTAG GCCACCGCGCTCGGACCCGGCCGATGACTGAGCGCAAAGCGATGCTCAAGGCCCAGCAAGGACTTTCGGTGACTCGTCAATGTCAGCTGTTAGCCGTGCCGCGTTCGAGTGCCTATGCACGGCCCCAGGATGTCTCAGCGGCAGACCTTGTTTTGATGCGCCAACTCGACGAGCTCTATCTGAAATGGCCGTTCTATGGCAGCCGTCGCCTGTGTGTTGAGCTTCAACAACAGGGCCATAGAGTGAATCGTAAACGCGTTCAACGGTTGATGCGCAAGATGGGGATCCGAGCGATTTACCCGAAGCCGCGAACGAGTCAACCAGGACTGGGGCACAAAATTTATCCCTACTTATTAAGAGGCCTGAGAATTGAACGTCCAAACCAGGTGTGGGCGAGTGATATCTGTTATATCCCGATGGCCAAGGGGTTCATGTATCTCACCGCCATCATAGACTGGTACTCACGTCGGGTGTTGGCGTGGCGCGTTTCGAATACGCTGGAAACGGATGCCTGTGTGGAGGCGCTGGAAGAAGCCCTCTTGCGCTATGGGGCGCCAGAGATCTTCAATACGGATCAGGGTGCCCAATATACCAGTGAGGCATTCACCGCGACACTCAAAGATCGTGGGGTGCAAATCAGTATGGATGGTAAGGGGCGTTGGGTCGACAACGTATTCGTCGAACGACTATGGCGCAGTGTGAAGTATGAGGACGTGTACCTGCGAGCCTATGAGACGCCCGCAGCGCTACGGGCTGGGCTGACTGGCTATTTCACGTTCTATAACACGGAACGCCGTCACCAGTCCTTGAATCGACAGACACCGGATACCGTATATTGGGCAGGTCCAATGGCAACGAAGGCGGCATAA
- a CDS encoding flippase: MNEDANNDVGAGARIFRNFGYLTIGKLLADGCTFLFFLVLARTYGQEGIGQYSFAMALTGVLSVFADFGIQTLSIKNLSRYRDQVTTYYGRLLAVRLLLSGMVISLLLVMTALFPFPDEMKLLIVVIGAYQIFLTLVEGFGAVFVAWEDMHITSLFEVSLRITTALTGMVIVYLGGSLLLAVSSLPVMTLLHVALGYHLILRRCGALRISVRTAGVRQVLREAFPYALYSLLDLFSSRVALLFVGFMLTVSATGVFNVAYRFIVVLLFMPIFAGLAILPLASRLYVSSLEEFQELYRVTLNVAIVLGLPMAGGIWLIAPRLIELLYGLEFVESIVILRWLAWLVPVVFLRCIMRVFLIASDRQEAVTRSQFLVACVGGILHYWLISRFGLQGAAVATLLAELLLIGLLGFQLKKFFVWQNVGIRIVVSSTAVAVFLMILVFWFSLPLSATILCAVLIYSGVLVLFSDIRQDELRLLLNYLSHNRPIQSGLTK, encoded by the coding sequence ATGAATGAAGATGCCAATAATGATGTTGGGGCAGGAGCAAGGATATTCAGGAATTTCGGGTATTTAACCATCGGGAAGCTCCTTGCTGATGGATGCACATTTCTGTTCTTCCTTGTTCTCGCTCGAACCTATGGCCAAGAAGGCATCGGGCAGTATTCGTTTGCCATGGCCTTGACGGGTGTACTTTCCGTTTTTGCCGATTTCGGGATCCAAACCCTGTCCATAAAGAATCTGAGCCGTTACAGGGATCAGGTAACGACCTACTATGGCCGCCTACTGGCGGTTCGTCTTTTGCTATCGGGAATGGTTATATCTCTGCTGCTGGTGATGACGGCCCTGTTCCCCTTCCCGGATGAGATGAAGCTTCTCATCGTTGTGATCGGAGCCTATCAAATTTTTCTCACCCTGGTTGAGGGATTTGGAGCTGTATTTGTCGCCTGGGAGGATATGCACATCACGAGTCTTTTTGAGGTCTCCCTTCGAATCACGACAGCTTTAACAGGGATGGTGATTGTTTATCTGGGTGGAAGCCTGTTACTCGCCGTATCATCCCTGCCAGTCATGACCTTACTTCATGTGGCACTTGGGTATCACTTAATTCTCAGGCGTTGTGGGGCGCTTCGTATTTCGGTTAGGACTGCCGGTGTTCGTCAGGTGTTGCGCGAAGCGTTCCCCTATGCCCTGTATTCCCTGTTGGATCTATTCTCCTCCAGGGTTGCCTTATTATTTGTCGGGTTCATGCTTACTGTATCCGCCACCGGGGTCTTTAATGTCGCCTATCGATTTATTGTGGTCCTGTTGTTTATGCCGATATTCGCCGGCCTCGCAATCTTACCGCTTGCATCCCGTCTTTATGTCAGTTCGTTGGAGGAGTTTCAGGAACTCTATCGAGTCACGCTAAACGTGGCTATTGTTCTTGGTCTTCCAATGGCGGGGGGTATTTGGCTGATTGCACCAAGATTGATCGAGCTTCTTTATGGATTAGAGTTTGTTGAATCAATTGTCATACTCCGTTGGCTTGCCTGGCTCGTCCCGGTGGTATTTCTCAGGTGTATCATGCGGGTTTTTCTCATAGCCAGTGATCGCCAGGAGGCCGTCACCAGAAGCCAATTTCTTGTTGCGTGTGTCGGGGGCATTCTTCACTACTGGCTTATTAGCAGGTTTGGTTTGCAAGGGGCAGCGGTAGCAACGCTCTTGGCGGAACTTTTGCTCATTGGGCTTCTTGGCTTTCAGCTTAAGAAGTTTTTTGTGTGGCAGAACGTCGGTATCAGAATTGTTGTTAGTAGCACTGCGGTCGCCGTTTTTCTGATGATCTTAGTGTTTTGGTTCAGTTTGCCACTGTCTGCCACGATACTTTGTGCTGTCCTCATTTATAGTGGCGTGTTGGTTCTTTTTAGCGATATTCGACAGGATGAACTTCGGCTGCTTCTCAACTATTTATCGCATAATCGTCCAATACAGAGTGGTCTTACCAAATAA
- a CDS encoding glycosyltransferase, with amino-acid sequence MTVHSVHPACVTSEPLQVAVSVVVPVTERCDALDEVYRLHADILRRMVPSFEFIFVLDEGFEQQAESLNALIAKGEPIRMVPLQRHFGEATVLMVGFQEAKAEVIITLSAYFQTLPEGLHTVMDSLKEGYDLVATRRYPRKDPWINRLQNRIFHFAMGLLTGVEFHDMSCSLRGIRRPVVREVNLYGDLHRFLPLLAYQRGFRVVERDVAQHPADCHSRMLRPGVYLRRFLDIITVAFLFKFTKKPLRFFGLIGAGLFSGGLVISMILAIQKLFGLTGLTDRPLLILGVLLMVLGVQTASVGLLGEMIVFTHARKMKDYTIKDLLKAKP; translated from the coding sequence ATGACTGTCCATTCCGTCCATCCAGCATGTGTCACTTCAGAGCCATTGCAGGTTGCCGTTTCGGTTGTCGTCCCGGTAACAGAACGGTGTGATGCCCTCGATGAGGTTTATCGTCTGCATGCGGACATCTTACGTCGTATGGTTCCCTCCTTTGAATTTATATTCGTCCTGGACGAAGGGTTTGAGCAACAAGCCGAATCTCTCAATGCCCTGATAGCCAAGGGTGAACCGATTCGAATGGTTCCGCTTCAGCGACATTTTGGAGAGGCCACTGTTCTGATGGTGGGGTTTCAGGAGGCCAAGGCTGAGGTCATTATTACGTTATCAGCCTATTTTCAGACACTGCCTGAAGGTCTGCACACGGTGATGGATTCCCTTAAGGAGGGATATGATTTGGTGGCGACTCGCCGTTATCCCCGAAAAGATCCCTGGATCAATCGTCTGCAAAATCGCATCTTCCATTTTGCCATGGGATTGCTGACTGGCGTGGAGTTTCATGATATGAGCTGCAGCCTTCGTGGCATTCGAAGGCCTGTGGTTCGTGAAGTCAATCTTTATGGAGATCTTCACCGATTCCTTCCCTTGCTTGCCTATCAACGGGGGTTCCGGGTAGTGGAGCGAGATGTCGCCCAGCATCCGGCCGATTGCCACTCCCGAATGCTTCGGCCCGGCGTATACCTTCGCCGTTTTCTGGACATCATTACGGTCGCCTTCCTCTTTAAATTCACAAAAAAACCATTGCGATTTTTTGGGCTGATCGGAGCGGGATTGTTTTCAGGTGGCCTGGTCATTTCTATGATTTTGGCTATCCAAAAACTCTTTGGTCTCACTGGACTCACCGATCGGCCACTGTTAATCCTGGGTGTCCTATTGATGGTACTCGGAGTCCAAACCGCCTCGGTCGGCCTCCTTGGTGAAATGATCGTTTTCACTCATGCCAGGAAGATGAAAGACTACACCATCAAAGATCTCTTAAAGGCAAAACCTTAA
- a CDS encoding glycosyltransferase family 39 protein: MNSPLASSPGVSISKSELGCAIVCLAAFLIGVLARFDALGTWCLAVDEFYIAKSVELIQQKGIPLYPHGGMYWRGLLFQYFEAASAGLFGLNEYALRLPAVLFNLLTIPPLYLLGRKRIGNAGALLLVAFFCVSIWEVEFARFARMYSMFQCAFLWFLYYFHEGFFLGRKRAILWSYAIASISTVIYEGSIFMACLLFLPLLIRGVSLVNQLRYGIWASAILLLNVVFPKVWLWLFPGGSENEYPKGFVLPQEGGGPLLLPDISLWESVFLRGDLWGVGYMVLVLMGIGLAYMGMKNSLWDWRQKAIAVALLGAGLFQLFGVVLAILLVSYFTQTIDPQSVLRRSIERSIAIFLVACLGFWLTVGFLTTTGYMVTQGPESLSLHKIFAIVFHYPRVMEEFVFLWLDVMPYFLMVSCLFGFMVLWGSTESRQFLNNHFLLLVLVSCVLILGVINTMYNSTRYSFFLYPLVLLLWFEGGLALKSWLDSKFFTNTNLGRIPKCAVVFLPFGLLLCSEDFSFAHIMNVGKAEVNFRMNVPEKVSVHYYQRADVRGPADFINEAWKPGDLILNAVPSSSFYLTPENYIFYDDQSSLFRENSQDRGRKDRWGNLILHNKETVQKAVQEINGTVWILTKPRYRSLLIGWVTEVFGEKNSVIQSGVAGKDRRIQVVRVVRYPS; this comes from the coding sequence ATGAATTCCCCTCTGGCTTCCTCTCCAGGTGTATCCATTTCGAAAAGCGAGTTAGGTTGTGCCATTGTTTGTCTTGCCGCCTTTTTAATTGGGGTCTTGGCCAGGTTCGATGCGTTAGGTACCTGGTGCCTGGCTGTCGATGAATTTTATATCGCAAAATCGGTTGAACTGATTCAGCAAAAGGGGATCCCTTTATATCCCCATGGTGGCATGTATTGGCGAGGCTTGCTTTTCCAATACTTCGAAGCTGCCAGTGCAGGCCTATTCGGTCTGAATGAATATGCGCTTCGATTGCCAGCGGTCCTGTTTAATCTGTTAACGATCCCCCCTCTCTATTTGTTGGGTAGAAAACGAATTGGAAACGCAGGAGCACTTCTTCTAGTTGCCTTTTTTTGTGTATCAATTTGGGAAGTGGAATTTGCTCGATTTGCACGAATGTATTCTATGTTTCAATGTGCCTTTCTTTGGTTTCTTTATTATTTTCATGAAGGATTTTTTCTTGGCCGAAAACGGGCAATTCTTTGGTCATATGCCATTGCTTCCATCAGCACCGTCATCTATGAGGGTTCGATTTTCATGGCGTGCTTACTGTTCTTGCCACTATTGATTCGAGGGGTAAGCCTTGTAAATCAGTTACGGTATGGTATTTGGGCTAGTGCAATTCTTCTTTTGAATGTTGTTTTTCCGAAGGTGTGGTTGTGGCTTTTCCCTGGAGGTTCGGAAAACGAGTACCCAAAGGGATTCGTTCTCCCTCAGGAGGGGGGAGGCCCTCTTCTACTGCCAGACATTTCCTTGTGGGAGTCTGTCTTCCTGCGAGGAGATCTCTGGGGTGTGGGATATATGGTACTTGTCCTGATGGGAATAGGTCTCGCCTATATGGGGATGAAAAATTCCTTATGGGATTGGCGGCAAAAAGCCATAGCCGTAGCGTTACTTGGCGCGGGCCTATTCCAGTTGTTTGGAGTCGTGCTGGCCATTCTACTTGTATCATATTTCACTCAAACCATTGATCCACAGTCGGTCTTACGAAGGTCAATTGAAAGGAGTATTGCCATATTCCTGGTCGCATGCCTTGGATTCTGGCTTACCGTGGGGTTTCTCACGACTACTGGGTATATGGTTACACAAGGACCAGAAAGTCTATCTTTGCATAAAATTTTTGCGATTGTTTTTCATTATCCAAGAGTGATGGAGGAGTTTGTCTTTCTCTGGCTTGATGTGATGCCCTATTTCCTGATGGTGTCCTGTCTTTTCGGATTTATGGTGTTGTGGGGTTCGACAGAATCCCGCCAGTTCCTGAACAATCACTTTCTCCTTCTGGTGTTAGTTAGTTGTGTCCTCATCTTGGGAGTGATCAATACGATGTACAACTCGACAAGATATTCATTTTTCCTGTATCCCTTGGTTCTTCTTCTTTGGTTTGAAGGGGGGCTGGCCTTAAAATCATGGCTAGACTCGAAATTTTTCACCAATACTAATTTGGGACGAATTCCGAAGTGTGCCGTGGTATTCCTGCCATTTGGACTATTGCTCTGCTCGGAAGATTTTTCCTTCGCACATATCATGAATGTCGGGAAAGCCGAGGTGAACTTTCGGATGAATGTTCCCGAAAAAGTTTCCGTTCACTATTATCAGCGGGCTGATGTAAGAGGTCCTGCCGACTTTATTAATGAAGCTTGGAAGCCGGGCGACCTGATTCTCAATGCCGTCCCTTCTTCGTCATTTTATCTCACGCCTGAGAACTATATATTTTATGACGATCAGTCTTCCTTATTTAGGGAAAATTCCCAGGACCGGGGAAGGAAAGACCGATGGGGAAATTTAATTCTTCATAATAAGGAGACCGTACAAAAAGCTGTTCAGGAAATTAATGGAACGGTCTGGATTTTGACCAAACCAAGATACCGGTCACTGCTGATTGGATGGGTGACCGAGGTTTTTGGTGAAAAAAATTCGGTGATCCAAAGTGGGGTGGCCGGAAAAGATCGCCGAATACAGGTTGTCAGAGTTGTCCGATATCCATCATAA
- a CDS encoding glycosyltransferase family 2 protein gives MMRPLLSIVVPIYNEEECVHPLYEAIRTACERNEQSYEIVFADDGSKDRTYELLEDIHRKNPEVTVIRLRKNFGQTAAMAAGFRAARGHIIISMDGDLQNDPSDIPQLLAKIAEGYDVVCGWRKERKDKFLSRRFPSLIANWLIGKITGVAIHDNGCSLKAYRASIIKRVALYSELHRFIPAMATLSGARITELVVTHHPRMFGKSKYGISRAWRVFLDLFLVKMVTGFAARPALWFGILAIPGALLAGLSLVGMVFSDTIGIVFPATTFLLCALTGHLLTMGMLGEMILFSGDFRPDQMIWRDQTQ, from the coding sequence ATGATGCGACCTCTCCTTTCTATTGTTGTTCCAATTTACAATGAGGAGGAATGTGTCCATCCCCTTTATGAAGCGATACGAACGGCCTGTGAGAGGAATGAACAATCGTATGAAATCGTGTTTGCGGATGATGGAAGCAAGGACCGTACCTATGAGTTACTTGAAGACATTCATCGAAAAAATCCTGAAGTCACCGTGATTCGTTTACGAAAGAATTTTGGACAGACCGCAGCGATGGCTGCAGGGTTCAGAGCGGCTCGCGGGCACATTATTATCAGTATGGATGGGGATCTTCAAAATGATCCCAGTGATATCCCGCAATTGTTGGCCAAGATCGCAGAAGGCTATGACGTGGTCTGTGGATGGAGGAAGGAGCGGAAAGATAAATTTCTTTCTCGGCGATTTCCTTCACTCATTGCAAACTGGCTTATCGGCAAAATCACAGGAGTAGCCATTCATGATAATGGATGTTCACTGAAAGCCTATCGAGCCTCCATTATTAAACGCGTAGCTCTATATTCAGAATTGCATCGGTTTATTCCGGCAATGGCAACTTTGTCCGGTGCGAGAATTACTGAATTGGTTGTCACCCACCATCCACGGATGTTCGGAAAAAGCAAATATGGAATTTCAAGAGCGTGGCGTGTGTTTTTGGATTTGTTTTTAGTGAAAATGGTGACCGGGTTTGCCGCCAGGCCGGCATTGTGGTTTGGCATACTCGCCATTCCTGGAGCGTTGTTGGCGGGGCTGAGTTTGGTCGGCATGGTTTTCTCAGATACCATTGGAATTGTATTCCCTGCTACGACTTTTTTGTTATGCGCACTGACAGGGCATTTGCTGACTATGGGAATGCTTGGTGAAATGATTCTCTTTTCCGGGGATTTTCGTCCGGATCAGATGATTTGGAGAGATCAGACTCAATGA
- a CDS encoding methyltransferase domain-containing protein — protein MIDGMVSRITGLAKKVIMSNKALDRLFYDFSNMGEFSSLYQHEKMLADHLRVDTYHDAIRAHVKAGDTVIDLGTGTGILALFAARQGAKVYAIDHSSFIDIARTTAAKNGIDTITFVRSNSQRFNPPEKVDFIIHEQMGDDLFNENMIHNLLDLKRRALKSTGKILPGRFELFLEPVALKKGRRMPFLWEKPVTVRDLPQGVDFSFLRDLPEAKAFQPPGYIRHMVEEAAVDFFLCEPQPIMTFDLNKMDDASTVPMHWQANKRVNRAGGLDGFCLYFLADFGEGFQLDTRPGRTHWPNRLFRMPRVEYAVGDTIRYAVHVGDIRRSYTWTFTVE, from the coding sequence ATGATTGATGGAATGGTCAGCCGAATAACCGGCCTCGCAAAGAAGGTCATCATGTCTAATAAAGCTCTAGACAGGCTGTTTTATGATTTTTCTAATATGGGGGAGTTTAGCAGTCTTTACCAGCATGAAAAAATGTTGGCAGACCATTTACGCGTCGATACCTATCATGACGCTATCCGTGCGCATGTTAAGGCGGGAGATACGGTTATTGATCTGGGAACCGGTACGGGCATTCTTGCACTTTTTGCGGCACGACAAGGAGCCAAGGTTTACGCCATTGATCATTCCAGTTTCATTGACATCGCACGGACAACAGCCGCAAAGAATGGTATCGACACCATCACATTCGTACGTTCTAACAGCCAGCGCTTCAATCCCCCGGAGAAAGTTGACTTCATCATACATGAACAAATGGGCGATGATCTGTTTAACGAGAATATGATACATAACCTGCTGGACTTGAAACGACGGGCTTTAAAGAGCACCGGAAAGATTTTACCTGGGCGATTCGAACTGTTTCTGGAACCTGTTGCTCTGAAGAAAGGTCGCAGAATGCCCTTTCTCTGGGAGAAGCCTGTTACCGTGCGTGACCTTCCTCAGGGGGTTGACTTCAGCTTCTTGCGTGATCTTCCAGAAGCCAAGGCATTCCAACCACCTGGTTATATCCGACACATGGTGGAAGAAGCTGCAGTGGATTTTTTCCTTTGTGAGCCTCAGCCAATTATGACATTTGATCTGAATAAGATGGATGATGCCAGTACGGTACCAATGCATTGGCAGGCGAACAAACGTGTTAATCGGGCTGGAGGTCTTGATGGATTTTGTCTGTACTTCCTGGCTGACTTTGGAGAGGGTTTTCAGCTTGACACTCGTCCTGGGCGTACCCATTGGCCAAACCGGCTTTTCCGAATGCCTCGTGTGGAGTATGCCGTTGGGGATACGATTCGATATGCAGTGCACGTCGGGGATATTAGGAGATCATATACTTGGACCTTCACAGTTGAATAA
- a CDS encoding formyl transferase translates to MKVVIISYCGASEAYVARKIIEQYPSTVIIQPVRSQKTPEVHISSLTGATRLLRNWLGKMGERRHRDRLINRLYPGGTQPSIPNIVPFPESDMNSRPGVELIDSLQPDVLMSCGAPMLSAELIGIPKLAAINIHYGIPPHYRGNNTLFWPMLKRDFKNLGACIHHLTKGVDTGNLLAVIRPALQPKDGLLSVEFKITHLLPGVLLEFLALIEQSHAVPGIPQTGAGRNYKKKERTIRKRIEYHSKRTFGLLRIPNRPAEVIKYFGDIRQSQGELGHEDPGSTQEKIVI, encoded by the coding sequence TTGAAGGTCGTCATAATTAGCTATTGCGGCGCCAGCGAAGCCTATGTGGCCAGGAAAATCATTGAGCAATATCCGTCAACCGTCATCATTCAACCCGTCCGTTCGCAGAAAACACCCGAGGTACATATCAGCTCCCTCACGGGTGCAACTCGATTACTTCGAAACTGGCTCGGAAAGATGGGTGAAAGGCGCCACAGGGACCGCCTGATTAATAGGCTCTACCCCGGCGGAACACAGCCATCGATCCCGAACATCGTTCCGTTTCCTGAATCAGATATGAATTCTCGCCCGGGAGTTGAACTGATCGACAGCCTTCAGCCTGATGTACTGATGTCCTGCGGTGCGCCAATGCTCAGCGCCGAGCTGATCGGGATACCAAAGCTAGCAGCTATCAATATACATTACGGAATCCCTCCTCATTACCGCGGCAACAACACCCTGTTCTGGCCGATGCTAAAGCGGGATTTCAAAAATCTCGGCGCCTGCATACACCATCTGACGAAGGGTGTTGATACGGGGAACCTGCTCGCGGTGATTCGCCCCGCTCTCCAGCCGAAAGACGGGCTGCTATCTGTTGAATTTAAGATAACGCATCTTCTGCCTGGAGTCCTTCTGGAATTCTTGGCACTCATCGAGCAGTCTCACGCTGTTCCGGGGATACCGCAAACGGGTGCTGGGAGAAATTACAAGAAGAAGGAGCGTACTATCCGGAAACGGATCGAGTATCACTCGAAAAGGACTTTTGGTCTATTGCGTATTCCCAATCGCCCTGCAGAGGTCATTAAATACTTTGGGGACATACGGCAATCTCAGGGGGAACTCGGCCACGAGGACCCCGGATCCACGCAGGAGAAAATTGTAATTTAA